In Deltaproteobacteria bacterium, one DNA window encodes the following:
- a CDS encoding MFS transporter codes for MTPRPHRIFYGWYILAACVVIELFGLGFGVFAITTVYPYIVDTFPDWSRTTVFAPTSIIIATVGAMGPLTGFLIDRYPIRIVFVAGIIIQSVALYLFSRVHTPAEYLTASFFIGLGMSGVTILPNQVLVSRWFHHRVGLVNGIILAATALGAAIAPPVITRFIETSDWRTAFTWISLAAFAPPMVVVLTVIRDRPESMGLQAQGALSHAAATAARAADYTLRQALRTSTFWIFGAAVFLGGMPCYSYNKHILVHLKELGYAPIQAADYKSVFFLISACSRISFGWLCDRFDKRRMVLIHFALIALGYPLLLLVSTHRELLVPCLAIVGIGYGGLLPSMAIMSVHYFGRSNLGKILGSYKIAYDVAAASAPLFTAYLYDLYHTYAVPDVWNSLFAWIGVALVAFGLKGALAPRARAVGVEAPAMASLEL; via the coding sequence ATGACGCCGCGCCCTCACCGCATCTTCTACGGCTGGTACATCCTCGCCGCCTGCGTGGTGATCGAGCTGTTCGGGCTCGGCTTCGGCGTGTTCGCCATCACCACCGTCTATCCGTACATCGTCGATACGTTTCCCGATTGGTCGCGCACGACGGTGTTTGCGCCGACCTCGATCATCATCGCGACCGTCGGCGCGATGGGGCCTCTCACCGGGTTCCTCATCGATCGCTATCCGATCCGCATCGTGTTCGTCGCCGGTATCATCATCCAGTCTGTCGCCCTGTATCTGTTCTCGCGCGTGCACACGCCGGCGGAGTATCTCACCGCGTCGTTCTTCATCGGTCTCGGGATGTCGGGGGTGACGATCCTGCCGAATCAGGTGCTGGTGTCGCGCTGGTTCCACCATCGCGTCGGCTTGGTGAATGGGATCATCCTGGCGGCGACCGCGCTGGGGGCGGCGATCGCGCCGCCGGTGATCACGCGCTTCATCGAAACCAGCGATTGGCGCACGGCGTTCACGTGGATCAGCCTCGCCGCGTTCGCGCCGCCGATGGTGGTGGTGTTGACTGTCATTCGCGATCGGCCGGAGTCGATGGGTTTGCAAGCGCAAGGCGCGCTCAGTCACGCCGCCGCCACCGCGGCGCGCGCGGCCGACTATACGCTGCGCCAGGCGCTGCGCACCTCGACGTTCTGGATCTTCGGCGCCGCGGTCTTTCTCGGCGGTATGCCGTGCTACTCGTACAACAAACACATCCTCGTGCATCTGAAAGAGCTGGGCTATGCGCCGATTCAGGCCGCCGACTACAAGAGCGTGTTCTTCCTCATCTCGGCGTGCTCACGCATCAGCTTCGGCTGGCTGTGTGACCGCTTCGACAAGCGCCGGATGGTGCTGATTCATTTCGCGCTGATCGCGCTTGGCTATCCGCTGCTGTTGCTGGTTTCGACGCATCGCGAGTTGCTGGTGCCGTGCCTGGCGATCGTCGGCATCGGTTACGGCGGGCTACTGCCGTCGATGGCGATCATGTCGGTGCACTACTTCGGTCGTAGCAATCTCGGAAAAATTCTGGGCTCGTACAAGATCGCCTACGACGTCGCCGCGGCGAGTGCGCCGCTGTTCACAGCGTACTTGTACGATCTCTACCACACCTACGCGGTACCGGATGTGTGGAACAGTCTGTTTGCGTGGATCGGCGTCGCGCTGGTGGCGTTCGGATTGAAAGGCGCGCTGGCGCCACGGGCGCGTGCCGTGGGGGTGGAGGCGCCGGCGATGGCTTCGTTGGAGCTCTGA
- a CDS encoding aspartyl protease family protein: MGLTVLEVEVGNPAKPRVTEKLDFLIDSGAVYSVVPARILKRLGIKPINKQEFRLADGSKIVRKKGVALFKYRERIGGADVIFGEKGDSLLLGAFTLEAVGLSLDPLKRELKPLPMMLAMMLATVMHA; the protein is encoded by the coding sequence ATGGGCTTGACGGTTTTGGAAGTGGAAGTTGGCAACCCCGCCAAGCCGCGGGTAACCGAGAAGCTAGACTTTCTGATCGACTCCGGTGCGGTGTATTCGGTGGTGCCCGCGCGCATCTTGAAGCGGCTGGGCATCAAGCCGATCAACAAGCAAGAGTTCCGGTTGGCGGACGGCTCCAAGATCGTGCGCAAGAAGGGAGTCGCCCTTTTCAAGTATCGCGAGCGCATCGGAGGCGCCGACGTCATCTTCGGCGAGAAGGGCGACAGCCTGTTGCTCGGCGCCTTTACACTCGAAGCGGTCGGGTTGTCTCTCGATCCGTTGAAGCGCGAACTGAAGCCGCTGCCCATGATGCTAGCGATGATGCTCGCGACGGTGATGCACGCATAG
- a CDS encoding nitroreductase family deazaflavin-dependent oxidoreductase has translation MNRGRKRSVFLLITGAMVGILVVSSVALVRDPLSAYQWLFEKTDGRFTWLGGLPVLLLRTTGRKTAQERTAALVYLKDGDELVVVASRGGSDKPPRWLLNIQDHPEVGVQIGRQRSRMRARVADSQERARLWPLVNQNNSNRYDAYQAKTKRQIPLVILSPF, from the coding sequence ATGAATCGAGGACGGAAGCGGAGTGTGTTCTTGCTCATCACCGGCGCGATGGTCGGCATTCTCGTGGTCTCGAGTGTCGCCCTGGTCAGGGATCCGTTGTCGGCCTATCAATGGCTGTTCGAGAAAACCGACGGGCGTTTCACGTGGCTGGGTGGCCTACCGGTCCTGCTGCTGCGCACGACCGGCCGCAAGACCGCACAAGAGCGCACGGCGGCACTCGTCTACCTGAAGGACGGGGACGAGCTGGTGGTGGTCGCGTCGCGCGGAGGCAGCGACAAACCGCCGCGCTGGTTGCTTAACATTCAGGACCATCCCGAGGTCGGCGTGCAGATCGGGCGGCAACGCTCGCGCATGCGAGCACGCGTTGCCGACAGTCAGGAACGCGCCCGGCTGTGGCCGCTCGTCAACCAGAACAACAGCAACCGGTACGACGCGTATCAAGCGAAGACGAAGCGTCAGATCCCCCTCGTCATCTTGTCACCATTTTGA
- a CDS encoding thiolase, with translation MSADITKLRGSVAIVGAAESDELGRLPHKSSLQLHMEATHNALADAGLKKSDIDAVFTSGRNMANDVPEYLGIRPRFIGGTQVGGCSFILHVEHAMAAINAGLCEVALITHGESGYSRIAMPAPRWGDDSTNNQFELPYGTSGPATGYGFLATRHMHTYGTTSEQLAEVAVATRKWAALNPKAFARDPLTIDDVLNSRMICWPFHLLDCCLVTDAGGAVIVTSAERARDLKTKPVYVLGTGECATHMMVSQMPSFVSWDAARISGERAFRMSGVKQADIDVAEFYDAFTIVPMLALEELGFCKPGESGAFVSGQRTAPGGDFPMNTNGGGLSYTHTGMYGIFTIIEAVRQLRVECGPRQVANAKTAICHGTGGTWSAAATMIVSTER, from the coding sequence ATGAGTGCCGACATCACGAAGTTGCGCGGCAGCGTCGCCATCGTCGGCGCCGCCGAATCGGATGAACTCGGGCGGCTGCCGCACAAGTCGTCGCTGCAGCTTCACATGGAAGCGACGCACAACGCGCTGGCCGATGCCGGACTCAAGAAGAGCGACATCGACGCGGTGTTCACCTCCGGGCGCAACATGGCCAACGATGTGCCCGAGTATCTCGGAATTCGCCCGCGCTTCATCGGTGGGACGCAAGTCGGCGGTTGCTCGTTCATTCTCCACGTCGAACACGCGATGGCGGCGATCAATGCCGGGCTGTGCGAGGTCGCGCTGATCACCCACGGCGAGAGCGGGTACTCGCGCATCGCCATGCCGGCGCCGCGTTGGGGCGACGACTCGACCAACAATCAGTTCGAGTTGCCCTACGGCACCTCGGGCCCCGCGACCGGCTACGGGTTTCTCGCCACCCGCCACATGCACACCTACGGCACGACGAGCGAGCAACTTGCCGAGGTCGCCGTCGCCACTCGCAAGTGGGCGGCGCTGAATCCCAAGGCGTTCGCGCGCGATCCGCTCACCATCGACGACGTGCTCAATTCGCGCATGATCTGCTGGCCGTTCCACCTGCTCGATTGCTGCTTGGTGACCGACGCGGGCGGCGCGGTGATCGTCACCTCGGCCGAGCGGGCGCGCGATCTAAAGACGAAGCCAGTGTACGTCCTCGGCACCGGCGAGTGCGCTACGCACATGATGGTCAGCCAGATGCCGTCGTTCGTCAGTTGGGACGCGGCGCGCATCTCCGGCGAGCGCGCGTTTCGCATGTCGGGAGTGAAGCAAGCCGACATCGACGTCGCCGAGTTCTACGATGCCTTTACCATCGTGCCGATGCTCGCGCTCGAAGAACTCGGCTTCTGCAAACCGGGCGAGAGCGGTGCGTTCGTGTCCGGCCAGCGCACCGCGCCGGGTGGTGACTTTCCGATGAACACCAACGGCGGCGGCCTGTCGTACACGCACACCGGGATGTACGGCATCTTCACCATCATCGAAGCTGTGCGCCAACTGCGCGTCGAGTGCGGCCCGCGCCAAGTGGCGAACGCGAAGACGGCGATCTGCCACGGCACCGGCGGCACGTGGAGCGCCGCGGCGACGATGATCGTGTCGACGGAGCGATAG
- a CDS encoding Zn-ribbon domain-containing OB-fold protein: MADTYTGPVPKPTPETQPFWDATKQHTLKIQRCGDCARHYFYPRPLCPHCLSRNVAWVAVSGRGKLHSFVINHRAPRGFPATGPFVIGIVELDEGVKMMSNIVGVEPDPMLLRCDMPVEVVFEDITDEITLPKFKPVTPSFKPVTR, encoded by the coding sequence ATGGCCGACACCTACACTGGACCCGTTCCGAAGCCCACGCCGGAAACTCAACCGTTCTGGGATGCGACCAAGCAACATACGCTGAAGATCCAGCGCTGCGGCGATTGCGCGCGGCACTACTTCTATCCGCGTCCGCTGTGTCCGCACTGCCTGTCGCGCAACGTCGCGTGGGTTGCGGTGAGCGGTCGCGGCAAACTCCACAGCTTTGTCATCAATCACCGCGCGCCGCGCGGCTTTCCGGCCACCGGGCCATTTGTCATCGGCATCGTCGAGCTCGATGAAGGCGTGAAGATGATGAGCAACATCGTCGGCGTCGAACCAGACCCAATGCTGCTCCGCTGCGACATGCCGGTGGAAGTGGTGTTCGAGGACATCACTGACGAGATCACGTTGCCCAAGTTCAAGCCGGTGACCCCAAGTTTCAAGCCGGTGACTCGATGA
- a CDS encoding acyl-CoA dehydrogenase family protein, producing MDFSFAEKDLAFAAEARAWLEANVPPAWRRDHAWTRAEDPMWLTIAREWQRKLFDGGWAAISWPRDLGGRGATVIERWLFEEELDRIGAPRPIASSGAVDLIGSALLKHGTDAQQRRFIRPLLAADDLWCQGFSEPGAGSDLAGLRTRGERDGDQFVVNGQKVWTSHADIADWCFLLCRTELDQPKHKGISLLLVDMKTPGISVRPLKQATGDAEFSEVFFDNVRVPADLMIGAPGAGWQIAMGILAHERGPVWTFTFQRRIRRSLEHLVRIARHQGNGLGDALTRQRLAQAHIEVELLRLVGYRSLTRLLRTGQPGVESSIEKILGSETDQRLQELAMAVLGPYGSIGDDPRDLDALAIERDYLYSRSETIMGGTSEIQRNVIAQRMLGLPR from the coding sequence ATGGACTTTTCCTTCGCCGAGAAAGATCTGGCCTTCGCCGCCGAGGCGCGCGCGTGGCTAGAGGCCAACGTGCCGCCCGCGTGGCGCCGCGACCACGCGTGGACACGCGCAGAAGACCCAATGTGGTTGACGATCGCGCGCGAGTGGCAACGCAAACTGTTCGATGGCGGCTGGGCTGCTATCTCGTGGCCGCGCGACCTCGGCGGGCGGGGCGCCACCGTCATCGAGCGCTGGTTGTTCGAAGAGGAACTCGATCGCATCGGCGCGCCGCGCCCGATCGCCAGCAGCGGCGCCGTCGATCTAATCGGTTCCGCATTGCTCAAGCACGGCACCGACGCGCAGCAGCGCCGCTTCATTCGCCCACTGCTCGCCGCCGACGATCTCTGGTGTCAGGGCTTCTCCGAGCCGGGGGCTGGGTCCGACCTCGCCGGCTTGCGTACGCGCGGCGAACGCGATGGCGATCAGTTCGTCGTCAATGGCCAGAAGGTGTGGACCAGTCACGCCGACATCGCCGACTGGTGCTTCCTGCTCTGCCGCACCGAATTGGATCAGCCCAAGCACAAAGGCATCAGCCTGTTGCTGGTCGACATGAAGACGCCCGGCATCAGCGTGCGTCCACTCAAGCAAGCCACCGGCGACGCGGAGTTCTCGGAAGTGTTCTTCGACAACGTGCGAGTGCCGGCCGATCTGATGATCGGCGCGCCCGGCGCCGGCTGGCAAATCGCGATGGGCATCCTCGCGCACGAGCGCGGGCCGGTGTGGACCTTCACCTTCCAGCGCAGGATCCGTCGCAGTCTCGAACACCTCGTCCGCATCGCGCGCCACCAGGGCAACGGACTCGGCGACGCGCTCACGCGGCAACGATTGGCGCAGGCGCACATCGAAGTCGAGTTGTTGCGGCTGGTCGGCTATCGCAGCCTGACGCGCCTGCTCCGCACCGGTCAGCCCGGCGTGGAGAGCTCGATCGAAAAAATCCTCGGCAGCGAGACCGATCAGCGGTTGCAAGAACTCGCGATGGCGGTGCTCGGCCCCTACGGCAGCATAGGCGACGATCCGCGCGATCTCGATGCGCTCGCCATCGAGCGCGACTATCTCTACTCGCGCTCCGAAACCATCATGGGCGGCACCTCGGAGATTCAACGCAACGTCATCGCCCAGCGCATGCTCGGATTGCCACGCTAG
- a CDS encoding redoxin domain-containing protein: protein MCKQHLVEMQREYTAIRARGAEVVAIGQGTTAQAERFCGQLGVSYPCLGDPGKESYQSFGLPRAGWREILIDPIFAGNQAVREGYKVSIRGSLLRSSDWFQLPGLAIIDRAGVLRYLHRSKHSGDLPATTDVLLALDSLSS from the coding sequence GTGTGCAAGCAGCATCTCGTCGAGATGCAGCGCGAGTACACCGCGATCCGCGCCCGCGGCGCCGAGGTCGTCGCCATCGGCCAAGGCACGACGGCACAAGCCGAACGCTTCTGCGGACAACTCGGCGTCAGCTATCCGTGTCTCGGCGATCCCGGGAAGGAGAGCTACCAATCGTTCGGCCTGCCGCGCGCTGGGTGGAGGGAAATTCTCATCGATCCCATCTTCGCCGGTAATCAAGCCGTACGTGAAGGCTACAAGGTCAGCATCCGCGGCTCGTTGCTGCGATCCTCCGACTGGTTCCAACTCCCCGGGCTCGCCATCATCGATCGCGCCGGAGTGCTGCGCTATCTCCATCGCTCAAAGCATTCGGGCGACTTGCCGGCGACGACCGACGTGTTGCTCGCGCTCGATTCGCTCTCATCCTAA
- a CDS encoding antibiotic biosynthesis monooxygenase yields MFVVTNRIPVSAGHEADFENRFRHRAHLIDQSPGFIKNLVMRPVQRRFSHASGQWEESKEQGYYLVQTYWESEHAFWDWTKSESFRTAHSNRPPAEMFAGPNVLEIHEVVFSTEG; encoded by the coding sequence GTGTTTGTCGTCACCAATCGCATTCCCGTTTCCGCCGGCCATGAGGCCGATTTCGAAAATCGATTCCGTCATCGCGCCCATCTGATCGATCAGTCGCCGGGATTCATCAAGAACCTGGTGATGCGTCCGGTGCAGCGTCGTTTCAGTCACGCCAGCGGCCAGTGGGAGGAATCCAAGGAGCAAGGCTACTACCTGGTGCAAACCTACTGGGAGAGCGAGCACGCGTTCTGGGATTGGACCAAGAGCGAATCGTTCCGCACGGCGCACAGTAACCGGCCGCCGGCCGAGATGTTCGCCGGCCCCAACGTGCTGGAGATTCATGAGGTGGTGTTTTCTACGGAGGGATAG
- a CDS encoding M28 family peptidase, with product MRTLAREYFPRDARHPGNLDRTAVYIRSEFEQAQALVSEQAYDVDDTIYRNVIAVFGPESTDRIVIGAHYDAAGPLPGADDNASGVAGLIELAHLLGRVHLPRRVELVAYSLEEPPFFRTEHMGSTMHASALKSEGVRVRLMISLEMIGYFSDAPNSQEYPLALMRPFYPSRGDFVAVVGTLGEFFTVRRMRNAMRAATVLPVEWLSAPRVLSDIDLSDQMNYWEAGYDALMVTDTSFYRNKRYHTPADTPETLDYRRMALVVVGVYSAVVEFAE from the coding sequence GTGCGCACCCTGGCGCGGGAGTACTTCCCGCGCGATGCGCGACATCCAGGCAACCTCGACCGAACGGCAGTGTACATCCGGTCTGAATTTGAGCAGGCGCAGGCCCTTGTCTCCGAGCAAGCCTACGACGTAGACGATACGATCTACCGCAACGTGATCGCCGTCTTCGGCCCGGAGTCCACTGACCGCATCGTCATCGGCGCGCACTACGATGCCGCAGGTCCACTGCCTGGCGCGGACGACAATGCCAGTGGTGTCGCGGGACTGATTGAACTGGCGCATCTGCTCGGGCGCGTTCACTTGCCGAGGCGCGTCGAGTTGGTCGCCTACTCGCTCGAAGAGCCGCCGTTCTTTCGCACCGAACATATGGGCAGCACGATGCATGCCTCGGCGCTCAAGAGCGAAGGGGTTCGTGTGCGCCTGATGATCTCGCTCGAGATGATTGGTTACTTCAGCGACGCGCCGAACAGCCAAGAGTATCCCCTCGCTCTGATGCGCCCGTTTTATCCGTCGCGAGGCGACTTCGTTGCGGTGGTCGGCACACTAGGCGAGTTTTTCACGGTTCGCCGGATGCGGAACGCGATGCGAGCGGCCACGGTGCTGCCGGTCGAATGGCTCAGCGCGCCGCGAGTACTCAGTGATATCGACCTCTCCGACCAGATGAACTACTGGGAAGCGGGCTACGACGCGTTGATGGTGACCGATACCTCATTCTACCGGAACAAGCGCTACCATACTCCGGCCGACACACCGGAGACGCTCGACTACCGCCGCATGGCGCTGGTGGTGGTGGGCGTCTATTCTGCGGTTGTCGAGTTCGCTGAGTAA
- a CDS encoding beta-lactamase family protein, producing the protein MRLPFVTACRVPASLESVTAINRQAEVEPRDVGVKPAAVAGIWGAVEKLYQSGLHPAIQLCVRHRGAVLIDRAIGHASGNGPHDQPEAPKILATPVTPFNVFSASKAITAMLIHLLDQRNLIRLDDPVCEYIPEFGTHGKQWITIRHVLAHRAGIPNLPPEAMDLDLLADWDRIVALLCAAEPTSRPGRQLAYHAITGGFALGEVVRRVTGKTVRTLLDEEIRRPLGLRWLSYGVRKSDVARVARNYFTGPPALPPLSTVLNRALGVPFTAIADLANDPRFLIGIVPSGNIIATASDLSSFYQLLLNGGELNGVRIFEPRTIRRATGEQSYLEIDFTLGLPFRYGMGFMLGGEWFSPFGSDTRYAFGHLGFTNIVAWADPERQAAVALMTSGKPLVYPELYHMWDLLQQIGRACPKTKGSRVQGIKGSRVRTTKGERDRGPRVRA; encoded by the coding sequence ATGCGTCTCCCCTTTGTCACCGCCTGCCGCGTGCCCGCCTCGCTCGAGTCGGTGACCGCGATCAATCGCCAAGCGGAGGTGGAGCCGCGCGATGTCGGCGTGAAGCCCGCGGCGGTTGCGGGCATTTGGGGCGCGGTGGAGAAGCTCTACCAGAGCGGTTTGCACCCGGCGATTCAGTTGTGCGTGCGCCACCGTGGCGCGGTGCTGATCGATCGCGCCATCGGTCACGCGTCGGGCAACGGGCCGCACGATCAGCCCGAGGCGCCGAAGATCCTCGCGACGCCGGTGACGCCATTCAACGTGTTCTCAGCGTCGAAGGCGATCACCGCGATGCTGATTCACTTGCTCGATCAGCGCAACCTGATCCGGCTCGACGATCCGGTGTGCGAGTACATCCCGGAGTTCGGCACGCACGGCAAGCAATGGATCACCATCCGCCACGTCCTCGCCCATCGCGCCGGCATTCCCAACCTGCCGCCCGAAGCGATGGATCTCGATCTGCTCGCGGACTGGGACCGCATCGTAGCGCTGCTATGCGCGGCGGAACCGACATCGCGACCGGGGCGACAGCTCGCCTACCACGCCATCACCGGCGGCTTCGCGCTCGGCGAGGTCGTCCGCCGCGTCACCGGCAAGACCGTGCGGACGCTGCTCGACGAAGAGATCCGCCGTCCGCTCGGGTTGCGCTGGCTCAGCTACGGTGTCCGCAAATCCGACGTCGCGCGGGTGGCGCGCAACTACTTCACCGGTCCGCCCGCGTTACCGCCCCTCTCCACCGTGCTCAATCGCGCGCTGGGGGTGCCGTTCACCGCCATCGCCGACTTGGCGAACGATCCGCGCTTCCTGATCGGCATCGTGCCGTCGGGCAACATCATCGCGACCGCCAGCGACCTGAGCAGCTTCTATCAACTGCTGCTCAACGGCGGCGAGCTCAACGGCGTGCGCATCTTCGAGCCGCGCACGATTCGCCGTGCCACCGGTGAGCAGTCGTACCTCGAGATCGATTTCACGCTCGGCCTGCCGTTCCGCTACGGCATGGGCTTCATGCTTGGCGGCGAGTGGTTCAGCCCGTTCGGTTCCGACACCCGCTACGCGTTCGGCCATCTCGGTTTCACCAACATCGTGGCGTGGGCCGATCCCGAGCGACAGGCTGCGGTCGCGTTGATGACCAGCGGCAAACCGCTAGTGTATCCCGAGCTCTACCACATGTGGGATCTTCTGCAGCAGATCGGGCGCGCGTGCCCGAAGACCAAAGGTTCGAGGGTTCAGGGGATCAAGGGTTCGAGGGTTCGGACGACCAAGGGTGAGCGGGATCGAGGGCCAAGGGTTCGAGCGTGA
- a CDS encoding alpha/beta hydrolase, whose amino-acid sequence MTWLFLFVSLIGAWLTYNAYRPTFAPPRRATISFFAGWLTTELALHHIAWQLVMTLIFIRVGALAAWPGKLGMLVTLISWAGLWRCYWRASETEGVVERALCDRLGAGYRAEIAPTISAQFAPAVDWKQILLPFPQRHPEVERIRDIQFTRAAGINLKLDVYRHRSRRTDCPTLLQIHGGGWVIGSKNEQGLPLMLQMAARGWVCVSADYRLSPHATFPEHLIDLKRAIQWIREHGAEYGANPDFIVVTGGSAGGHLAALVALTANDPEYQPGFELIDTSVQGCVPFYGVYDFTDRHGVSHHDALAELLEQRVMKASLSEAPAAYEKASPMSRVHADAPPFFLLHGDLDTLVPVAEARHFVETLRAHTRAPVAYAEIPGAQHAFELFPSLRTAFAIHGVERFLSYVYSKHLQSQRADDRGADMRSAAG is encoded by the coding sequence ATGACGTGGCTGTTTCTGTTCGTGAGCCTGATCGGCGCCTGGCTTACTTACAACGCATATCGCCCCACGTTCGCGCCGCCGCGGCGCGCGACGATCAGTTTTTTTGCCGGCTGGCTAACCACCGAGCTGGCGTTGCACCACATCGCGTGGCAGCTCGTGATGACGCTGATCTTCATCCGTGTCGGCGCGCTCGCGGCGTGGCCCGGAAAACTGGGAATGCTGGTGACGTTGATTTCGTGGGCTGGGCTCTGGCGCTGCTACTGGCGCGCCAGCGAGACTGAAGGCGTCGTCGAACGCGCGCTGTGCGACAGACTCGGCGCCGGCTACCGCGCCGAGATTGCGCCCACCATCAGCGCCCAGTTCGCGCCCGCGGTCGATTGGAAACAGATTCTCCTGCCGTTTCCGCAGCGCCACCCGGAAGTCGAACGCATCCGTGACATTCAATTCACTCGCGCCGCCGGCATCAATCTCAAACTCGATGTCTATCGCCATCGCTCACGACGGACCGATTGTCCGACGTTGCTGCAGATCCACGGCGGCGGTTGGGTGATCGGCAGCAAGAACGAGCAAGGCCTGCCGCTGATGCTGCAGATGGCCGCGCGCGGCTGGGTCTGCGTCAGCGCCGACTATCGGCTCAGCCCGCATGCGACGTTTCCCGAACATCTCATCGATTTGAAGCGGGCGATCCAATGGATCCGCGAGCACGGCGCGGAGTACGGCGCCAACCCCGACTTCATCGTCGTCACCGGCGGCTCGGCGGGCGGCCACTTGGCCGCGCTGGTCGCGCTGACCGCCAACGATCCCGAGTACCAGCCCGGGTTCGAGTTGATCGACACGTCGGTGCAGGGCTGCGTGCCGTTCTACGGCGTCTACGACTTCACCGATCGCCATGGTGTGTCACACCACGACGCCTTGGCGGAGCTGTTGGAGCAACGGGTCATGAAGGCGTCGCTTTCCGAGGCGCCCGCGGCGTACGAGAAGGCGTCGCCGATGAGTCGCGTCCACGCCGACGCGCCGCCGTTCTTCCTTCTCCATGGCGATCTCGACACCTTGGTCCCCGTCGCCGAAGCGCGCCACTTCGTCGAGACCTTGCGCGCCCACACGCGCGCGCCGGTGGCGTACGCCGAGATTCCCGGCGCACAGCACGCCTTCGAATTGTTCCCGTCGCTGCGCACCGCCTTCGCCATCCACGGCGTCGAGCGGTTTCTCTCGTACGTGTACAGCAAGCATCTGCA